Part of the Planctomycetia bacterium genome is shown below.
GCAGCGTGGAAAGCAGCTCCGATTCAAGGCCCAGCCGACGGCATAGCTGCAGCGCTTCCGGCAAGTTGGTAATGAAACTATCGGCGCTGTGCTCCAGCAGATAGCCATCCTCGCGCGTGGAGCGCAGCACACCGCCGAGCCGATCGCTGGCCTCGTAAAGAGTTACCACGCATTCAGCGGATAGCTCGCGCAATCGGTGCGCGGCTGCGAGTCCCGACAGCCCGCCGCCGATGACGGCGATCGATGCCGCAGTGCCATTCGATCGCGGCAACGGGCCGATTGATTCCATCAAATTGTTCGCACAGCGACAGTTACATCCTCAATCCCGCCGGCGACGGTCATCGCATTCTAGCCAGTCGACGCACCTCCGCCAGCCTGCCAGGCTGAACTTGACCCTGACCGCCGATGCATCGTATCGTGTGCGGCCGTTGGGTCCACGGATGGGCTGCTCAAAATCAAGCGGTAAGGATGCCGCGCGCGATGTCGCTGGAACTAATCGTACTGAATTACAACGGCCGGCCGCTCTTGGCCGAATGCCTGCCGTCGGTCGTAGCGGCCGCGCGCGAAGCCTCGCGCCCTGGCCGCGTTACGGTCGTCGACAATGGCTCCACGGACGATTCGCTCGCGTGGCTGCGCGTTCAGCATCCGGACGTCCATGTGGTGCGGTGCGCGAATCGCGGACTGTGCTCGTACAACGAAGTCGTGGCCGCCAGCGACGGGGAAATCGTCATACTGCTGAACAACGATGTGCGGCTGACTCTTGGGGCCATTGATCCGCTCGTCGCTCCGCTCAGCGATGGGAATGCCGCGTTTGATCCGGACTGCTTTCTC
Proteins encoded:
- a CDS encoding glycosyltransferase: MSLELIVLNYNGRPLLAECLPSVVAAAREASRPGRVTVVDNGSTDDSLAWLRVQHPDVHVVRCANRGLCSYNEVVAASDGEIVILLNNDVRLTLGAIDPLVAPLSDGNAAFDPDCFLTAPRCLRFDGQTHEGEKTAVRWRWGLVEGTAFFPGHAAVIHQPDWTAAAGCVMAVRRDRFVQLGGFDPLYLPGRLE